tggTTTCCCACTCTCGGTAGATCCTTTTTTGCGTGCGCAAAACGCGTGCCGCGGTTCGGGATGATTGGTGGGGGCAATTAGCGATGCATGGTGTCACTTGGGGTTAACTGTTGGCGATATGACGTGTGATGGGGGTCAGCATTTGACTGGCGTATTGCTGGCTTCAGTACTCCTGGTCCTATTGCCATCTCCGAAGACTTCTCCGGGTCCCTCCGCGGGCAAACAATGCACCGTAGGAGCGGGATCGTGATGCGCTACACCAGGACTTGCATCCACGTCCTTCCTTGCAGTCCTCTTGGACGGATCACGGGAAGCTTTCGTGGCCAACCACGGTGATACTCCAACGGCCGAGAGGGTAGGTTTTTGAGGGGTTGGTCCAGCTCCTGGCTGGTGAGTTTGGGCAACAAAAGGCTTATACCTGCGCTCTTCAGAGGACGCACAGTGCTGTACGCCGTTGCAAAGGCATCCAACTGCATTGCATTGGTCTGGTTCAGCTCCAGGCTGATAAGTCGTTCGATGACGGGAGATCTCGGCAAATTGGCGTTGACCCTGTACGATGTTAACGTGGCATCCAGATGCGGTTTCACACTTCCTTCTCATCAAAGCGTCAGGTTAGATATTACGGTACTTCGGTAGTTAACCGGTTACAAAGGTCCAGATGTTCTCGAAGTTCCAGAGGTTCTTGACGATCTCAATGATATTAATGAGTACAGGCGAAAAAGGTTACGAAATAATGACGAGAAAATGGTGATAAATCTGAATGACCACAAATTGGCTAAGCATAGACCGTTTCTTGGAGATAACGATACAACGGCTGTAGCCGGGCGTAATTGAGGAAAAAGGAATGATATGTAGTGTCCTGGAAGAGAAGTGAAAGAATTGAGCGAGCTTGACCCGGTCGATATTACGTGCATCACCCATGGGGTGTTGTTGGGCCTGCACTAGTAAAAATTCAGCGGGTTTTCTCCGGACAATAATATAGGCCATATAATATCACAGGCCTGGCACAAAAAAAGTCCACGGGTCTTTCCCGGGCACAAGCTATCATGAGCGAAGAAATGTGTTACGAGGCCTGAAAATAAAGGACAAAACTCGACGAGTATTTGGcccaaaatgaaaaaataaaaaaaaatgctccaAGGATTGTGGTTGTTGGCCAGATCTGACAAGCGATGCTGCAAAATTAAGCGGGCGTCTCACCCGGGCGAAATAATATTATGTCTGAAACTGTAGGTGACTGTGGCCTGCCTGAAAAGGTAAGACAAAATTAAACGGGCATTTAGCCCGGGCAGAATTTCGAGTTCGGGTTTCTAAGCCCCCTCTTGGTTGGGGGCATCGCCACGCGATGCCGGGCGCGGGATATTACCCTCCCAGCTCCAGCTCTTCGTCGGCAAATGGGTCCCTCCTGCGGCTGGGGGCAGAATACGTGGAGGTGATTTCTGCAGCCGCAGTGCCAACACCTACCCCGCCGGGGTCGGGTGATTCTATCCCGACGAGCGCCGAAGAGCCGCTGGGGAGCCGGCTGGTCGAGCTGCCCCCGGTATCGAGCTCGGAAGAGCCCTTCTTCGGGGTCGGATTGTCGCCCGAACGGTCCGAGGACGGGAGGACGGTACGAGTCCGGTCGGATACGGTGCAGCCCAATATCGGGGTCCGTCTCCCGTGGCAGCGAGTTGTTGGGTGGCGGCGACCGCGGCATGACGGTTCCCTCGCTGAGGGTTGGGGGTGTGTCACACTGCGTGGCGCAGGTGTTCATGTGTGGCCGGTCGTTCGGTTTGGTCACCAGGTCGCACGTGGGTCCAGCCCGGTGGATCGTCCGGGGAGCCGGTGTCGGTGGCCCCCCGTGTCCTCCACGTCGGACTCGTCGAGCCCTGGCTCTGGGCTGCAGGGTTGCGTGGACCTGTCGTCCTCCATCTCTGAGGGGTAGAGCAGGTCCTCCTCCTTGTCCGACAGGTTGATGACAAGGTGCCCATCCTCGTCTATCAACGATAGCGGTTCTTGGGCGGCCATTGTCgggcttttttcttcaactcttTGCGGTGGTTACCGGTCGGAGCTAGGCAACGAGAGTTGCGGCGTTATGATAGCGCTTTAGATCTTTTACATGTACTGTTGTTACCATGCAATGCCCAAGAGTGGGCGAAGCATGGGGGTAGTGGAAGAACGCTACTCGGCAGGCTGCCAAAGCGGAATATAATACTTAGCGTGAGACTCTTCAGTCTGgataattttgtaaaaaaaaaaaaaacggcggtTGTTCCATAGCAGCTGCAAATTGCGAACGCGAAATATTTGACACAATATTAGTTTCTGCAAAGTAGATTGAAGCTATTCAATGTAATTGACTTTATTTTCCCAATACTTGCAACTTTTATCCTAATGATATACCAAAGGGCTAAGCCTAATTATTTGGCAtgagtatacatgtacacagaTCGaagttggtgaaaattttttttcataaaaatccaATTTATCCTAGCTTGTACCGCGCCTATTAAATCTGAAATCCCACTCTTAGCCGATGGCAACTTACTCATCGTCCACAAGAATCAATCTCAGAAACACTGATCGTGAGATTAATTCATGATAAAGTAGATCGCTTCATCATGCATATTGAtacatttgaatataaattgagATACTACGTTTTCAAATCATTATGTCtatacgaacgaaaaatgaaaggtgACATCACTCAATGGAAACCGCGGGAGGGTGGTGGGTGTTCTTCCATCAGATAGCATATAAGTGAATAGATAGGATCTTGGGTAAGGGTTAAAGGAGAAGGACACGTTAATAGCGCATACAGCGATAAGCAATCGAATGTAGTTGAATCTATAGGTTGATACAAAGTTATTGTACAAGCcatgcatgaaaaaaatactgcGGGTTTAATATTTCTAATTGATTAAAAAGTGCATGCAAATTATGACATTCTCGTAATgattatcaaaaatatatacgtatagaatgTACACACTTCGTACAGATAGAGTAAAATTTTAAATGTATTACTATCACTATAGAGGTATTGTTCATACTTGAATTGACGAATGTCAAAAGCCATGCGATGGCACAttcatataaaaaataatacaatacaGCAAGCTCATATCATTGAAATTTGTACTCCGAACCGTACATAATCCAATGGATATTGCACGATTCTAGATTCAAAGTGACTAGGACAGATATGCAAAAGATGTTGTACTCCAACTAGAGTTATTTTAGGGAACTGAAGGCTCATTCACAAGTAGAACCTACGAAATAAATTGTGAGATTTTCGgcaaattatagaaaaatgtgaaaatagtAGAATTGAATCACCACAGCGAACTGACCGGGAGACGAAGAGGATCTGGTGTTGTTAAAATATGTGAGATACAAAAAACGTAAAATCTCAATGATGAGACGTCACGATAAAATAGTGAATGGTAAATGATGAGTGGTCAATGAAATACGCATATGGAAAGTGACGAAAAGTGAATGGTAAATGGCGAATGGTACAACAATATGGGTCCCGATTGATCTAGCATCTATTGATGTGTGCTCGGATGTGTGATTTTCAGGGGGTATTCTGGTCTAGAGCCCTACTTTTTgggtatttttcaaactaggataaaaaaaaaattgaaaacatttttaccatccatttttttatataatatttattgatttttaaagtatacaaaaaaaattgaaaaaaaagaaaaagtcaaaaattcatccagTGACAGGTCGGTGAAGTGGGGGTTGCTAGTCAAACAGTGCTCCCTGGTTGACATGATTCCAACCCTTGTAGTAATCTAaatcgaacaaacaaaaaaaattcttaattaGTAAAGATGTCGCTACATCTTGAACTacggccgaaaaaaaaaaaaattcacaaaatggcgtctacttgaaaaaaaaaatgttttctacCCCTGTTTTTCGAcctttacgaattttttcaaaaatacttcaaatcaaaatttttcaaaatccttaGCTCCAGTGATGAAAAGATGTATGAAGAAGATTCTCACGAAATTTTAAAGGAATCGGTCAGATAGAACTTGAGATATCGTGTCAACCACCTACACAAAAGGAGTTTTGAGAAAAACGCGTTTGAagttcgagaaaaatttccagttaAATAACTCAGATAATTATGTTTAATACTCACTTTGGATTAAGAGTCTTGGATACTAACATATATATTGCGACGTTgaggttttttattttccccaggcgggttggacccgggaaaacccacgtgccttcggcgcgatctgtacgaaacggaaaacggaaaacggaacggaaaacggaaaacgaaacgaaaagattgttgggcgccagacgcgtgtcgcgtcacctaacgaaataacaaaaacttacagaataaacgaatgcagatccggcggagtggctggctaggcacaggctgttcaacagcggaataaatggtagagtggcgtggattcacaacaacaattcgggcacgaataaaataacgataacgtagAACCGAAttcgtaatttcgggagactgtattttaacaaattcggtaggaaatacagaatcggtagatttacaataggtcgagagtagcaaaatataattcgtttaacggtagcgggagatcatttacgggagtacagaattatagtttcgatattcgaaaggcctacgggagtttacTGGTTCTtctacaaattatccgaatgtgcgataattacgaacgggagaaaaggcgcggttttacacggagcgcttttccgtggctactctacggtaacggacaattgattttccaaattgatcgggaacgtaacggaacgaaagatttaccgtaggggtaacaaattacccaaagaaatgacaaattaatacgggagaaaatattacataaattataacaaaataccatacagcatcaccaaatatcaccaaggctttccttaacgtagTACTTAAATTTTACTCAATGACTCAACGTATTAACTGAtgccacgtgcagcaaatgcacgggagaaacggcaGAAGACCAACTAAatgcgaaaatacaaaatgtaCGGTAACTTAATTCGGCCACGAGGTGCACCGGAAGGAATTAcagaattgcccaaaaaccgaaatacgtaacggatcggaccgtaccaaattgcggtggggctcgttcccaccgacttatcaaattacgggatgcagtgggccttttacccactgacttacactctaaatttacgggatgcagtgggccttgtacccactgacttacacacaaaataaactgcggtggggctagttcccaccgacttacaaaacaataaaacgaaaatacgtAATGCTTTAGGCAATTCGcaatccccacgtggctacttcgtgcctctctcggaaagtggaaaaccttaccttatcgaaggagttcggcacccactgactctaacttAATGCAATTGTTTTAACTGattctagatttaaatatactgTAACGAAAGGGCGGATAGGAGTGAATCCAAAgtgcaacggtagcggtagcgtTAGGTGAGAAACGGTAGCGAGAGACGGTAGATTTTGGAAGGCGGAAAAGGAAgatctgaattggtgaggaaggatctagccaaaacgtcctgtctgatcgacggtatctcgtagagtaggacgagttgagcgccggtgtccaggatcttcttactcggaaatcgtccggattggcgattccctctcctaattaggccacaggtgtagggcgcaattcttcgggtgacaattgaatttgcctattcggcgcctctcctctcctctgacgtcatcatccatgcttcctcatcggccgcgctcgcttttgaatactgaccggctggctgtctgcgttcagaaggccatccaaggctgcgtcgactcaggcacttggagtcctcatcctaagagcaacatctctattctatgtcgtctcggaagtcggaatgtagtcctgggctcacttgtgcctcggctcctacaatatgtcttcctaggcagaatgtcatctcgggaggttaccaagttttacccggtgacgggatcagttccggaacggtagatgttattttggtctggctcctggccagtaagttacgggacgggaggtgacactactcagttcatgccaccctatacgccgccttccgtagcatccattcgtcgatagcagagcgtcttacgcacctatcgtctagcgggagatcgtagacgggtcgtcttgcggtcctatacgccggtagcgattcggtagatcgggaggcgggagatgttggcgatgctgtcatcagctggtggtccggtccaccgcgggagagtgcacatcggtattcTGAATGGCACaaatgacgtcagagttgtacccttggaggaaagggcccgggaggtcctcgtaggtcgtcctggctcaactcgtcggtattttcccaggtcacataagagaatattcggaacaacaacgaaaattagcttaacatacggaatatctcttatttcaatttagccttggtgattcgtttcggtgtgctgcagttttctagattattaacgaaaaacgggaggaaattccgggagatttgggtgccgtagtaacggggctgaaaacgccacgttacaagtTTTATTTTACTGAACCAAGATTGATTGAATTGGAAAGCTGAGTGCTACATAATTTTCCGTCGGTGATTTGGTTTTGAAGAgtcacgatttttttgttattgaaaTTGCGTAAATATCCGAACTCTTCGAAAGAATAACTGGTGTTTCCATAGACCGATAATAAAAGTATAGCGAAGATAAAATTGGCACGCATTTCGGATTGACGAAAAGCACGACAATATACCAAAAATGCTATTCACAAGCTAAAGACTTGCTTCCTATGCCTTTGTAACATGAAGAAATCCACGTGGAAATGATTATTCTTACCAGGGGATGGAGCTGCCACCTCATCCACCTGGggccccgccgccgccgcttcgCACGACGACCCCGCCGCATCGCACGACGACCCCGCCGCAGTCGGAGCTGCCACCTCCGCTGCGGTCGTAGCCGCCGCCTCTGCCGGACCCTCGTccgggtttatttttttcgtaaaaatcgTTCCCATctgcgaaaaaattccaatgatACATTGTTTCGGAATATACGTAAAATGATACCGATAAATAATTCGGGATCTGGTATTATGCCGACAACTATCAGTATGCTGAAAGGTGTACGAAGGGTGCATTCCGAAATATACCTGAATTACGGCAAGTTCGTGACAAGGAGAGATAGATAGATCCAGACAAAAACATTGTCAATGTAAAAATGAGCCGCCAACTACCAAATTTGAAATCCTTTTGCCAGTATTtgtaatgaaatcaaaaaataatgccAAGCACTACGAGTTTCCGGCAAGCATATGTCGTTAAGTTCGACCTCGCTGTTTCGTGTACTggatatcgaaaaatcatttcaacgGCTGCATACTTGGCGGGCgcatttttaattatcgatcgTGCTCATGCGTTCATATTAAATCAATATAGAGTATATCGAAGTATGCTAGAAACACTAGAATATATCATTATACTGGGTATCGGACCTCCTTGAAGCatttgatagaaaataaaattcgtctGATTAACATAAGTACAAACTAGTTCAGAAGATTGCAATTGGATTGAGAACtgcatttttaataattaagaACTGCATTTTTAATAAACAAGACAGATTTCACAAGAGTAAAACATATAAAATAGGTAAACTAGAGAAAACGTTAGTGAGTTAGTAATAGCTAGTGATAAAAGCGGGAGAATAATTCATCAGTTTTCTGTATAAGATTGACaaaacgtgtaaaaaaaaattctcaaatgtCACTCTGCATTATTTGTATTCAACCACTTTGAACTATGCTTTGTATATCAGGTAGtagtattatttatatattacgtTAACCTGTGTATCTGTTTATTAAATTGCAGTCAAAAGtcataattctttttcattccttgcCAACCTGATAGTTCCATATcctaaattattatacatttagtataatatatactggttatacatattcatatatttatttatgtatgacGTCTCTTATgctcagatatatatatatatatcaaaaaCACTAAAATTCGATTGCTCGCTGCTTCTACATCCGTCATTCTTGACAAAGAAACAATATAagccattttcattttgattcgcCTTTGTTTTTacggaaaatcgaaaagttATCAGTAACTATCGATGAGATTATCAACTTATAATAGtgattaacatttttttaatcgcacagcattatttttcaccgttattTTGGTCGATATAAAATACCAATGACAAGGTATGCATAAAATGAACGCCAAGGCAAAACTCCATCAACACGAACCTGTGTCAGGCGATTTGAACTAATAGTAATGCAGCTAAGGGTGGACTCATCTCTTACACAAtgaacgattcgaaaaaataatgatatccaacgtgaaaataataaatactatCGATGCGTACGAATAGGTATTCAATGCGCCCGCCAAGTATGCAGCCgtcgaaatgatttttcgatatccAGTACACGAAACAGCGAGGTCGAACTTAACGACATATGCTTGCCGGAAACTCGTAGTGCTTggcattattttttgatttcattacaAATACTGGCAAAAGGATTTCAAATTTGGTAGTTGGCGGCTCATTTTTACATTGACAATGTTTTTGTCTggattttattactttttgtaAGTACGAAGAGGTTTTGCACCAATTCCATCACTGATGTTCCATCCCAATCCCCCATTTCAATTGAAGTTACTTGGttaattcttgttttttttttttacatttcgacTACATCTTACGAATACCCGTGTTATAAGCAAATATTATTGATTTGTTCTGTATTTCGATCGTATTTCTACACTAGGTTATTCGCAAGGCACAAAAGTTTATCTTTAAGTATTCTACGTTCAAGTCACTCAGTCCTCGTTACTTTTGAATCTTTCTTATGAATTGATTTCACAGAATAACATAATATAACAAAGCACTTGTAAGTTACAGTCGTAcgattgaaagaaaacttACTGGCACGTATACAATCCTCCAATTGTATAAAGTCATTTAGCAGAGATGAATTGGCATATCTTACAGTATATTCAAGAATTAGTGTCATTTATTTGAACTATCATTTCCAGAACAAGGTCACATGTTCAGTTATAAGTGATTAGCAGCTGTGATCATAGTAGTTTGACAAAGATTTTTTCAGAGCACAAGATATGCAGTTATTTCTACGTGAAAGGCAAAGTTTCTTCTTGATTGCTTAGaatatgtttgaaaattatgtaTCTAATGTCAACAATCTTGTGGAATACTCGAAAGCACCTCCTTACACTGTGTCGAAAGAGTTCCTTGGCGGCGGTTGCTTCAGGTACGTAGTATACTACTttgcaaaataaatttgtagCTTCATTCATATGTGATAATCTAGAGCTTGAAGTTGTTTCAAATTGTTATTTGATACAAATGTAGTTGCTAAATGAGTAAGATATTACAAAAGATGCAATGAAATTTTAACAAAGGATAATCAGCGGTAATCTTCGAAGGTGTTGTAACTGACAACGACTTCACTAAGAAATAGCAGGAAGAGATCTTCTCAACAGCAGTATTGTCGCAGCACAGATATTTACTGGGAGCATCATAGCGTAACTGATAATACTTCGCCTCCTCAATCCAAATGTAGATAATTATTTGCATATTCCCACTTTGTTGTTTGATTTCAGCTGTAGTGAAGAATTCCAATGTTTTGTAACATATATTTTACAAAGTACTGGTACCAGATTAAATCACATATATGGATACAAATACGACCCACCTGTTCAAGTCATATAACACTTGTGCATACATGAAATGACGAATAAAGTTTGTACCTGATTTGTGGGTTACTTACTTGCAGGTCTGTCTTCAACTATTCTTTGCGACTtgttattcgaaaataaattgtgtTAGTACCAAAGGAAATCCAGTGTAATTCGACTTCTTTTGATCCAGTGTGTCTCCATTTCTTTTGACCTTGAATGGATTATAATAAGACCTATATGTACTGAGGTTTTATGATGCCTCATGATTGAGCTTCATGATTGAGTTGACGACCCATTTCCTTTCTcctgaaaaatctgaaatttatTGTTCTAATTTGCCTTTTACAAATGGTGGAGCAAAGTAAATGTCCGTCTGTGGTAGGTATTATGTGTTTATGAGTGAGTGGTGATTTCAGTAAGTATTCTTTCGGTTtagtttatatgtatgtatatatgtgttgATTCATTGCGAATTCTTTATTTACAATTGAATATAGTATAGTAGTTGATTAAGTATAATAGTAGTAATAGTGTTAAATGTAATATGTAATATAGTAGTAATAGTGTTAAATGTAGTATGTAATATAGTAGTAATAATGTTAAATGTAATATGTAATATAGTAGCgaataagtatgtatatatatatatttgtccaGGGGTCGTTTTGGGGTCAGGAAATTTGagtatgatttttcaatggaaAATCATAGCTGAGTGGTACACAAACAATAATCAATCCAAAATTCTCAATTTGATTCATTACTATTCCTAAAATCTCGCAACAAAATCGTAGTGGTCCTTTCCAGGTCAGAAATCGGAAAGGTCGTTTCCAGGACAAAAATTAGCAGATCAGTTTTTCATGGGTAAAATTTGGGCTAATCACTAGCCGACGTAATTCTattaagaaaattgaaaaatccgaATTAGGTTTTGGATTATAGGAAAATGCATACATGATGGTACTTTCCGGTACCTAGTCGCAATAAGTTTTCGTGATCAAAGTCTGAGCAGTGGAAGGCCCTATAATGACTGAAAACTCCATTTTCACTATCCCCCtaaaacaatttttgaattccatAGTAAAACAAACAATAAATCAAATATATGTGGACAGAAACGCTAGCAAAAATCACCAATACGAGGTGGTCCTGGAAAGCACCTTATAACTTTTCTGAGGTCTCTTCCAggattcattcaatttccgAATGGTATTTCCCAGACCCGAGACTGAACATATCCCACGGCATTTTCCAGGTCATAACCACATACCTTAATGGTTATTTCCGGGACAATTCAGAAATCGTAGAAGGGTTTCTTCCAGGACTTATTTTGATCACGCGAAATtggagttgaaattttatcatggACTCTCCGGTCTAGTAATCATATgatgaatatcaaaaaaattatactgaaaaaaaaatataaaaaagccAGGTTAATCGCATCCTGAACCACAATGATCCCCCAGGTATCTTCTTGTTACGAAAAAACTGTCCTTTTAGGACAAATCCTGAGACAGACCAGTGGGCCGTTTATGTACGAAATGCATTTCAACCAAATCACTTCGTGCACATCGACTGAAACCGAACCAGTGTTGCCGGTTTCCGAGGCATGCTGTCGAAAATGCACTTCGGTTACGATTGCGTGCACGATAATCGTTGGTTTTTCACTTTCAACATCATCAAGGCCATCAGCTGATCTCTAGCTGCGTCGTTGTGCCACGCATTTTTTTCGTAGAACAGCCTTGATGAGATAATCG
The sequence above is a segment of the Athalia rosae chromosome 5, iyAthRosa1.1, whole genome shotgun sequence genome. Coding sequences within it:
- the LOC125500950 gene encoding uncharacterized protein LOC125500950 isoform X3; translation: MNEATNLFCKVVYYVPEATAAKELFRHSMGTIFTKKINPDEGPAEAAATTAAEVAAPTAAGSSCDAAGSSCEAAAAGPQVDEVAAPSPDYYKGWNHVNQGALFD
- the LOC125500950 gene encoding uncharacterized protein LOC125500950 isoform X1, translated to MNEATNLFCKVVYYVPEATAAKELFRHSMGTIFTKKINPDEGPAEAAATTAAEVAAPTAAGSSCDAAGSSCEAAAAGPQVDEVAAPSPDRAEGTWVFPGPTRLGKIKNLNVAIYMLVSKTLNPKLLQGLESCQPGSTV
- the LOC125500950 gene encoding uncharacterized protein LOC125500950 isoform X2, which produces MTLYNWRIVYVPMGTIFTKKINPDEGPAEAAATTAAEVAAPTAAGSSCDAAGSSCEAAAAGPQVDEVAAPSPDRAEGTWVFPGPTRLGKIKNLNVAIYMLVSKTLNPKWLTRYLKFYLTDSFKIS